The following proteins come from a genomic window of Vallitaleaceae bacterium 9-2:
- a CDS encoding BMP family ABC transporter substrate-binding protein — protein sequence MREEILNLYENARKKGLKEYNSHKFSGKNPYLPALDTITAKESVVSEVYLGTMEIPIRKIKGTKTIGRASSFAPNFMPLLLRKTEFGSKWTNLCEAHLNEGIRDAIKVYEYLNWFYVEEGNKRVSVLKYYDAVLITADVTRIIPKYDPEDETIVIYYEFLEFYKKTKINYLWMSKKDGFNQLYTLLVRHKWIKRLSAFESIYYRFRKIYHDLGGNNLEITTADALVKYLEIYPEIESKGAEDVQKDLKNIWTELELLSNEEQVALEIDSDGVEKRSFLDGLTNFASTMKDIRIAFIHSKSSEKSVWTYGHEIGRLHLEDVFKGQIETKAFNDVPEDESAYEYIKKAADEGFDVIFTTSPTFINQTLKAAVEYRNIKFLNCSENFSSKNVRTYFGRFYEPNFLVGMIAGAMTKTNNLGYVVTYPIPEVISSINAFTLGARFVNPYASVQVKWVTNYKTDFSEETYDINRQLMDMGVDIISHQESSKSTSKLNNSGIYFVDEESQSERRNYLATPMWNWGEFYEKIVRNIMNGSYNRLSSTMGITDKAINYWWGMDTEVVDIFYSQSSIPYSLCESVEFMKMMIIQGEYHPFRGPLIDQKGNEKLAPGKTLHPSDILTMNWFVDGVLGSIPSINALEKNHPLLELMSVKKRY from the coding sequence ATGCGTGAAGAGATTCTGAACTTGTATGAAAATGCAAGAAAAAAAGGGTTAAAAGAGTATAACAGCCATAAGTTTAGTGGTAAAAATCCATACTTACCGGCATTAGATACAATAACAGCAAAGGAATCTGTGGTCTCTGAGGTTTATCTTGGAACGATGGAAATTCCGATACGTAAAATAAAAGGAACAAAAACAATTGGACGCGCATCCTCATTTGCACCTAATTTTATGCCTTTGCTATTAAGAAAAACAGAATTTGGTTCGAAATGGACTAATCTATGCGAAGCACATTTAAACGAGGGGATTCGTGATGCAATCAAGGTATACGAATATTTGAATTGGTTTTATGTTGAAGAAGGCAATAAACGTGTGTCTGTCTTAAAATATTATGATGCAGTATTAATTACGGCAGATGTGACGCGAATTATACCTAAATATGATCCGGAAGATGAAACCATAGTGATTTATTATGAGTTTTTAGAGTTCTATAAAAAAACAAAAATAAACTATTTGTGGATGTCAAAAAAAGATGGGTTTAATCAATTATACACATTACTTGTACGTCATAAATGGATTAAGAGATTAAGTGCGTTTGAGTCCATCTACTATCGTTTTCGCAAAATATATCATGACCTAGGCGGCAATAATTTAGAAATTACAACAGCCGATGCGTTGGTCAAGTATTTAGAGATATATCCAGAGATTGAGAGCAAAGGGGCAGAAGACGTTCAAAAAGATTTGAAAAATATTTGGACGGAACTTGAGCTTCTTTCCAATGAAGAGCAGGTTGCACTTGAAATTGACTCAGATGGTGTTGAGAAGCGTTCATTTTTAGATGGACTAACTAATTTTGCATCAACAATGAAGGATATACGTATTGCATTTATACATTCAAAATCTTCTGAAAAATCGGTGTGGACTTATGGCCATGAAATCGGACGTCTACATCTAGAAGATGTCTTTAAGGGACAGATTGAAACAAAGGCATTTAATGATGTGCCCGAAGATGAGAGTGCATATGAATATATCAAAAAAGCGGCTGATGAAGGGTTTGATGTGATCTTTACGACGAGTCCGACCTTTATTAATCAAACGCTAAAAGCGGCCGTTGAATACCGTAATATTAAGTTCTTAAATTGTTCGGAAAATTTTTCTTCAAAAAATGTACGAACGTATTTTGGGCGTTTTTATGAACCGAATTTTTTGGTGGGAATGATTGCCGGAGCAATGACAAAAACCAATAATTTGGGTTATGTTGTCACGTATCCAATACCGGAAGTGATTAGTAGCATTAATGCGTTTACATTGGGGGCGCGTTTTGTCAATCCTTACGCGAGCGTCCAAGTGAAATGGGTTACTAATTATAAGACGGACTTTTCGGAAGAAACCTATGATATTAATCGACAGTTAATGGATATGGGCGTCGACATCATCTCGCATCAGGAATCGTCAAAATCAACATCAAAGCTTAACAATTCTGGGATCTATTTTGTTGATGAAGAATCACAAAGTGAACGTAGAAATTATTTGGCGACGCCGATGTGGAACTGGGGAGAATTCTATGAAAAAATCGTTCGAAATATTATGAATGGTTCCTATAACCGGCTTTCCAGTACGATGGGAATTACAGATAAGGCTATCAACTATTGGTGGGGAATGGACACAGAAGTTGTCGACATTTTTTATTCTCAATCAAGTATTCCATATTCTTTATGTGAATCAGTCGAGTTTATGAAAATGATGATTATACAAGGTGAATATCACCCATTTCGAGGGCCGCTAATTGACCAAAAAGGTAATGAAAAGTTGGCCCCGGGTAAGACGCTGCATCCAAGTGATATTTTAACAATGAATTGGTTTGTTGATGGTGTATTAGGTTCTATTCCATCCATTAATGCGTTAGAAAAAAATCATCCCTTATTAGAACTTATGAGTGTAAAAAAGCGTTATTGA
- a CDS encoding S-ribosylhomocysteine lyase, which yields MNKIPSFTVNHLILEPGVYVSRIDQLDQHYITTYDLRMKKPNAEPVINTGELHTLEHLGATFLRNHPQFKEEVIYFGPMGCRTGYYLILKGERSSNEIVPLLIDLYQFMADFDGEVPGASAKDCGNYHDMNLPMARYEAKAYLHVLKHITSKQLSYQE from the coding sequence ATGAATAAAATACCAAGTTTTACTGTAAATCACTTGATTTTAGAACCAGGCGTTTACGTCTCAAGAATAGATCAGCTCGACCAACACTATATTACCACCTATGATTTGAGGATGAAAAAGCCAAACGCCGAACCTGTTATAAACACTGGTGAACTTCATACTCTTGAACATTTGGGTGCTACTTTTTTACGCAATCATCCACAATTTAAAGAAGAAGTCATCTACTTTGGTCCTATGGGCTGTCGAACAGGCTATTATCTTATTTTAAAAGGTGAACGTTCTTCAAATGAAATTGTTCCCCTGCTTATTGATCTCTATCAATTTATGGCTGATTTTGACGGAGAGGTTCCCGGTGCCAGTGCAAAAGACTGTGGCAACTATCATGATATGAATCTTCCCATGGCAAGATATGAAGCAAAAGCTTATCTTCATGTTTTAAAACATATCACCAGCAAGCAACTAAGCTATCAAGAATAA
- a CDS encoding TraX family protein — protein sequence MTSNQLKWIAIITMIIDHVGAVLFKEYVLFRIIGRIAFPIFAFLLTEGFSHTHDKKKYALRLGVFALVSEIPFNLAFYNNPWDLSHQNIFFTLLIGLLCLWIYETWHERHRWLSIGGVYLLALLADVLRTDYGLFGVLLIFILYQTKTLKGKAIVIITMNVLLAGLNLLAGATVVLEIYAGLSAIFVFMYNGKKGKGIKYVFYLIYPFHLALLYLIKLFLIA from the coding sequence ATGACAAGTAACCAGTTAAAGTGGATTGCAATTATTACAATGATCATTGACCATGTAGGCGCAGTGCTTTTTAAAGAATATGTTCTTTTTCGCATCATTGGACGTATAGCGTTTCCGATTTTTGCGTTTTTACTTACCGAAGGTTTTTCGCATACACATGACAAGAAAAAATATGCACTGCGTTTAGGTGTTTTTGCACTTGTATCAGAGATTCCCTTTAATTTAGCTTTTTATAACAACCCTTGGGATTTGTCCCATCAAAATATATTCTTTACACTCCTTATTGGTTTGCTATGTTTGTGGATTTATGAAACATGGCACGAGCGGCACCGCTGGTTAAGCATTGGAGGCGTCTATTTATTGGCGCTTTTGGCGGATGTATTAAGAACAGATTATGGATTGTTTGGTGTATTGCTGATTTTTATCCTATATCAAACCAAGACGTTAAAAGGCAAGGCCATTGTGATTATTACAATGAATGTGTTGTTGGCAGGACTTAACTTATTAGCGGGAGCGACAGTTGTCCTAGAGATTTATGCGGGGTTAAGCGCAATCTTTGTATTTATGTATAATGGAAAAAAAGGGAAGGGCATCAAATACGTATTTTATTTGATTTATCCCTTCCACTTAGCTCTCTTGTATTTAATTAAATTATTCTTGATAGCTTAG